A single region of the Musa acuminata AAA Group cultivar baxijiao chromosome BXJ1-11, Cavendish_Baxijiao_AAA, whole genome shotgun sequence genome encodes:
- the LOC135597756 gene encoding protein LURP-one-related 15-like encodes MSSPSSQFAAPSGAIVGPCFCVPDPIGLTFFIDAAWLNCDHLAVTDINGNVVFKVEAHKWSLRNRQVVVDASGKPVISMQQKLRSIHDRWQVFKGNSSDPKHLLFSVKRSSALQFKTELDVFLAANTKEEVCDFKIKGSFRKRSFTVYKGDSSMVIAQMSKEDILVNGLVSKDAFEVAVNPNTDYSFITALTIIRHEFFKEDAGISDEISDEISNEISDEISNEISDEISNEISNEISNEISNEIANEISDEISDENSDETSDGISSVIISAISALLGGS; translated from the exons atgagTTCACCAAGTTCTCAGTTTGCTGCCCCGTCCGGCGCCATCGTCGGCCCATGCTTCTGCGTTCCGGATCCGATCGGCCTCACGTTCTTCATCGACGCCGCCTGGTTGAACTGTGACCACCTCGCGGTGACCGACATCAACGGCAACGTCGTCTTCAAGGTCGAAGCCCATAAGTGGAGCCTCAGAAACAGGCAGGTGGTCGTCGACGCCTCCGGCAAGCCTGTGATTTCGATGCAGCAGAAG CTGAGAAGCATCCATGACCGGTGGCAAGTCTTCAAGGGAAATAGCTCAGATCCTAAGCATCTGCTGTTTAGCGTCAAGAGGAGTTCTGCTCTCCAATTCAAGACCGAGTTGGACGTGTTCTTAGCTGCCAACACGAAGGAGGAGGTGTGTGACTTCAAGATCAAGGGAAGCTTCCGCAAGAGATCATTCACTGTGTACAAGGGCGACTCTTCCATGGTGATCGCGCAG ATGAGCAAAGAAGACATACTGGTGAATGGATTGGTATCCAAGGATGCTTTCGAGGTGGCCGTCAACCCAAACACCGACTACTCCTTCATTACTGCTCTGACCATAATTCGACATGAGTTCTTTAAAGAAGACGCTGGAATCTCTGATGAAATCTCTGATGAAATCTCAAATGAAATCTCAGATGAAATCTCAAATGAAATCTCGGATGAAATTTCAAATGAAATCTCAAATGAAATCTCAAATGAAATCTCAAATGAAATCGCAAATGAAATCTCAGATGAAATCTCAGATGAAAACTCAGACGAAACCTCAGATGGAATCTCATCTGTAATCATATCTGCAATCTCAGCTTTACTAGGTGGATCCTAA